One segment of Peptococcus niger DNA contains the following:
- the pyrH gene encoding UMP kinase — METPKYKRVIIKLSGEALAGDQGFGLENSVLDSLAEQIGDIIAMGVEVAVVVGGGNIWRGVAGAKRGIDRATADYMGMLATVINALALQDVLENHNIDTRVQTAIEMRQVAELYIKRRAIRHLEKGRVVIFGAGTGNPFFSTDTTAALRAAEIEAEVILMAKKVDGVYDCDPQTHSDAKKFDKLSYIDVLNRGLKVMDSTATSLCMDNDIPIIVFNMMERGNMKRALMGETIGTYVGSEQDD; from the coding sequence ATGGAAACACCTAAGTATAAACGTGTCATTATCAAACTCTCTGGTGAAGCATTGGCAGGCGATCAGGGCTTCGGTCTTGAAAACAGCGTATTGGATTCCTTGGCGGAACAGATTGGCGACATCATCGCCATGGGGGTTGAGGTCGCCGTCGTTGTCGGTGGAGGCAACATTTGGCGCGGTGTAGCCGGGGCCAAGCGCGGTATCGATCGCGCCACTGCCGATTACATGGGCATGTTGGCAACGGTGATCAATGCCTTGGCCTTACAGGATGTGCTGGAAAACCACAACATTGATACGCGGGTGCAAACGGCGATTGAAATGCGGCAAGTGGCGGAACTGTATATAAAACGCCGGGCCATTCGTCATCTTGAAAAAGGCCGCGTGGTTATCTTTGGCGCCGGCACCGGGAATCCGTTTTTTTCAACGGATACCACCGCTGCCTTGCGGGCGGCTGAAATTGAAGCCGAGGTTATTCTTATGGCCAAGAAAGTTGACGGCGTTTACGATTGTGATCCGCAGACGCATTCCGATGCAAAAAAATTTGATAAACTGTCCTATATTGACGTCTTAAATCGTGGGCTGAAAGTGATGGACAGCACGGCAACCTCTTTGTGCATGGACAACGATATCCCCATTATCGTATTTAATATGATGGAACGCGGTAATATGAAGCGCGCGCTGATGGGCGAAACCATCGGCACCTATGTAGGGAGTGAACAAGATGATTAA
- the tsf gene encoding translation elongation factor Ts, with translation MANITASMVKELREQTGSGMMDCKKALQETDGDMDKAVDLLREKGMADSAKKAGRIAAEGVIASYLHMGGRIGVMVEINCETDFVAKTDAFKEFAQNIAMHIAAANPSYLTAEEVPEEELNHEREVLKAQALNENKPEHIVEKMVEGRLKKYYAENCLMQQAYIRSETDETIEDIVKSAIAEFGENIKIRRFTRYEMGEGLEKRSEDFAAEVAAQVNQG, from the coding sequence GTGGCAAATATTACCGCTTCTATGGTAAAAGAACTTCGTGAACAAACCGGCTCCGGCATGATGGACTGCAAAAAAGCCTTGCAGGAAACAGACGGAGATATGGACAAAGCTGTTGATTTATTGCGTGAAAAAGGCATGGCCGATTCGGCGAAAAAAGCCGGTCGTATCGCCGCTGAAGGGGTCATTGCTTCCTACCTGCACATGGGTGGCCGGATTGGTGTTATGGTTGAAATCAACTGTGAAACCGATTTTGTGGCAAAGACCGATGCCTTTAAAGAATTTGCCCAAAACATCGCCATGCATATTGCAGCGGCCAACCCGTCTTACCTGACCGCTGAAGAAGTGCCGGAAGAAGAATTAAACCACGAACGTGAAGTATTGAAGGCACAAGCTTTAAATGAAAACAAACCGGAGCACATTGTTGAAAAAATGGTGGAAGGCCGTCTGAAAAAGTACTACGCCGAAAACTGCCTGATGCAACAAGCCTACATTCGCTCCGAAACTGACGAAACCATCGAGGATATTGTCAAATCCGCTATTGCTGAATTTGGTGAAAATATTAAAATTCGCCGGTTTACGCGTTACGAAATGGGCGAAGGCTTGGAAAAACGTTCGGAAGACTTTGCCGCTGAAGTGGCTGCACAAGTCAACCAAGGTTAA
- the rpsB gene encoding 30S ribosomal protein S2 yields MSVVSMKQLLEAGVHFGHQTRRWNPKMAPYIFAERNGIYIIDLQKTVRLMKDAFDFVKETVEENKPILFVGTKKQAQESIRDEAIRAGEYYVNERWLGGMLTNYKTIKTRIKRLFELEKMEEEGTLELLTKKEKSLLLAEKEKLERYLGGIKNMPELPGAIFVIDPRKEKIAVHEARKLGIPVIAVVDTNCDPDEIDYVIPGNDDAIRAVKLLTSVIADAVVEAKQGFDEDVAEEATEAE; encoded by the coding sequence ATGTCCGTCGTTTCTATGAAACAACTTTTAGAAGCCGGTGTGCATTTTGGACATCAAACACGGCGCTGGAACCCTAAAATGGCGCCTTATATCTTTGCAGAACGCAATGGGATCTACATCATTGATCTGCAGAAAACAGTTCGCCTCATGAAAGATGCCTTTGACTTTGTCAAAGAAACTGTTGAGGAAAACAAACCCATTCTTTTCGTTGGTACGAAAAAACAAGCTCAAGAATCCATTCGTGACGAAGCCATTCGCGCAGGCGAATATTACGTCAACGAACGTTGGTTGGGCGGTATGTTGACCAACTACAAAACCATCAAAACGCGTATCAAACGTCTTTTCGAACTGGAAAAGATGGAAGAAGAAGGTACGCTCGAACTGTTGACCAAAAAAGAAAAATCTTTGCTTTTGGCTGAAAAAGAGAAGCTTGAACGCTACCTTGGCGGCATCAAAAATATGCCGGAACTGCCGGGAGCCATCTTCGTCATTGATCCGCGCAAAGAAAAAATTGCTGTGCATGAAGCGCGTAAGCTTGGTATTCCCGTAATCGCTGTAGTTGACACCAACTGCGATCCGGATGAAATTGACTATGTCATTCCGGGCAATGATGACGCGATTCGCGCAGTCAAATTATTGACTTCCGTTATTGCCGATGCCGTTGTTGAAGCCAAACAGGGCTTTGATGAAGACGTGGCTGAGGAAGCAACTGAAGCTGAATAG
- a CDS encoding MFS transporter, protein MTNPEQTEAVKLWTPPFIGILLINLMLFLSFQVLTPTLPVYAKAIGAGDRSIGLLIGLICIASIVTRFLAGLLLDTFGRKSIFIIGMVALGVLTFGIGFISTVGLLLVVRMLQGFAWGIASTSSSTMAADIIPRPRLGEGMGYYGLSTALALAVAPAVGLYLLDYVSFHAVSNLATALLALAIAGMVLFSEPPYEVAKHDETAGRLHRFYEKNAVKPAMMMFFLTAVMGANSSFIAVFAYERGVANIGAYFIVYALAMILSRPFIGKLIDRYGLSVAVFPALAALAASLVLTAFAHTLMMYCLAGMLFGAGFATGQTAFQSLAVTRAARGRIGAANGTFFVGFDGGMAVGSVVAGFAAAAWGYQVMYLCLLIFVCLAMVTYARLGKESAPLY, encoded by the coding sequence ATGACAAATCCTGAACAAACGGAAGCGGTTAAGCTGTGGACACCGCCATTTATTGGCATTTTGCTCATCAATCTAATGCTTTTCTTGAGCTTTCAAGTACTGACCCCCACCTTGCCGGTTTACGCCAAAGCCATTGGTGCCGGAGACCGCAGCATTGGTCTGCTGATTGGCCTGATTTGCATTGCCTCCATTGTCACCCGCTTTTTAGCAGGGCTGCTCTTGGACACCTTTGGACGTAAAAGCATTTTTATTATCGGGATGGTGGCCCTGGGCGTCTTGACCTTTGGCATCGGCTTTATTTCGACGGTAGGGCTCCTGCTGGTGGTGCGGATGCTGCAAGGCTTTGCTTGGGGCATTGCCAGTACCTCTTCAAGCACCATGGCAGCCGACATCATTCCACGGCCACGCCTTGGCGAGGGCATGGGGTATTATGGCCTATCGACGGCTCTGGCCTTGGCCGTAGCGCCGGCCGTGGGCCTGTACTTGCTGGATTATGTCTCCTTTCATGCAGTGAGCAACCTGGCCACGGCCCTCTTGGCGCTGGCCATTGCAGGGATGGTCCTGTTTTCAGAACCGCCTTACGAGGTTGCCAAGCACGATGAAACGGCCGGTCGCCTCCACCGATTCTATGAAAAAAATGCCGTCAAACCGGCCATGATGATGTTTTTCTTAACCGCCGTAATGGGGGCCAATTCAAGTTTTATTGCTGTTTTTGCCTATGAACGCGGCGTGGCTAATATCGGTGCTTATTTTATTGTCTATGCCCTTGCCATGATTCTTTCCCGGCCGTTTATCGGCAAGTTGATTGACCGCTACGGCCTGTCCGTGGCTGTTTTTCCGGCCCTGGCGGCCTTGGCGGCATCGCTGGTCTTGACGGCTTTTGCCCATACCCTAATGATGTATTGCCTGGCCGGCATGCTCTTTGGCGCCGGCTTTGCCACAGGTCAAACGGCTTTTCAAAGCCTGGCGGTTACCCGGGCTGCGCGCGGTCGCATCGGCGCCGCCAACGGGACTTTTTTTGTCGGCTTTGACGGCGGCATGGCCGTTGGATCGGTTGTGGCCGGTTTTGCTGCAGCGGCCTGGGGCTACCAAGTCATGTATTTGTGCCTGCTGATTTTTGTCTGTCTGGCCATGGTCACCTATGCTCGGCTGGGAAAAGAATCGGCACCTTTATACTGA
- the coaE gene encoding dephospho-CoA kinase (Dephospho-CoA kinase (CoaE) performs the final step in coenzyme A biosynthesis.), with translation MAKYIGITGGIGSGKSAVGDYLLSLGYPVIDTDVISREVVQPGSDTLALLTNTFGQDILLADGSLNRPEMARRVFTDVQKRKQLNAIMHPSIHRLVKERMAEVAHRPLVFLMVPLLYETGFQRFCNEVWLVQTSRQKQVERLTARDQIDEAFALKKIEAQMSDADRLAYGPKPIDNNGTLAALYRQVDELLAAEKPYDKS, from the coding sequence ATGGCGAAATACATCGGCATTACCGGCGGCATCGGCTCGGGAAAATCAGCTGTGGGGGATTATTTGCTCAGCTTGGGCTATCCTGTCATCGATACAGATGTTATTTCTCGGGAAGTGGTGCAGCCGGGCAGCGATACCCTGGCTTTACTGACCAACACCTTCGGGCAGGATATCTTGTTGGCAGACGGCAGCTTGAACAGGCCGGAAATGGCCCGGCGCGTTTTTACCGATGTGCAGAAGCGCAAGCAGTTGAATGCGATTATGCACCCGTCCATTCATCGCCTGGTCAAAGAACGCATGGCAGAGGTGGCCCACCGGCCCCTGGTTTTTCTGATGGTGCCCCTGCTGTATGAAACCGGTTTTCAGCGTTTCTGTAATGAGGTATGGCTGGTTCAGACCAGTCGACAAAAGCAGGTTGAACGTTTGACTGCGCGGGACCAGATTGATGAAGCCTTTGCGCTCAAAAAAATAGAGGCTCAAATGAGCGATGCAGACCGCCTGGCCTATGGCCCGAAACCGATTGACAATAACGGAACGCTGGCAGCGCTTTACCGGCAAGTTGATGAGCTGTTGGCGGCGGAGAAGCCCTATGACAAATCCTGA
- the mutM gene encoding bifunctional DNA-formamidopyrimidine glycosylase/DNA-(apurinic or apyrimidinic site) lyase — translation MPELPEVETVRRGLASSLTGAVITAVEVNLPKQVRRPRGDAQAFAEGLTGRRILAIDRRGKYLIFSFTEGCWLLAHLGMSGRLLVKDGSAEVAPHTHIVLRFDKGLALHYQDVRQFGGMAFWTTDPFQAAPLVHLGPEPLSEAFSAAWLYKKSRGRKIAVKSFILNQKILAGVGNIYADEALFRAGIRPRKAAGRLSRADCVRLQKAIQAVLEEGIAAGGSSIRDYVAADGHTGSFQRAHAVYGRKGAPCPRCGRPLKGVLVGGRSSVYCPHCQSS, via the coding sequence ATGCCTGAATTACCGGAAGTGGAAACGGTGCGTCGCGGCCTTGCTTCCAGCTTAACAGGTGCCGTCATTACGGCTGTCGAGGTCAATCTGCCCAAGCAGGTCAGGCGGCCGCGAGGAGATGCCCAGGCCTTTGCCGAGGGCCTTACCGGCCGGCGCATCCTTGCCATTGACAGACGGGGCAAATACCTTATCTTTTCGTTTACAGAAGGCTGTTGGTTGCTGGCGCACCTTGGCATGAGCGGTCGCCTCTTGGTAAAAGACGGCTCAGCAGAAGTAGCTCCGCACACGCATATTGTCCTCCGCTTTGACAAGGGGCTGGCCTTGCACTATCAGGACGTCCGCCAGTTCGGCGGCATGGCCTTCTGGACGACCGACCCCTTTCAAGCGGCCCCCTTGGTCCACCTGGGCCCGGAGCCCTTGAGCGAGGCCTTTAGCGCGGCCTGGCTTTACAAAAAAAGCCGGGGACGAAAAATTGCGGTGAAAAGCTTTATTTTGAATCAAAAAATTTTAGCCGGCGTTGGTAATATTTATGCGGACGAAGCCCTTTTTCGTGCCGGGATTCGCCCGCGGAAGGCGGCCGGTCGGCTTAGCCGCGCAGACTGCGTCCGGTTGCAAAAGGCCATACAGGCGGTCTTGGAAGAAGGCATTGCCGCCGGCGGCAGTTCTATCCGCGATTATGTTGCAGCTGACGGGCATACAGGCAGCTTTCAGAGGGCCCATGCGGTATATGGCCGAAAGGGAGCCCCTTGCCCACGCTGTGGACGACCGCTTAAGGGGGTCCTTGTGGGCGGTCGCTCCAGCGTTTATTGTCCCCACTGTCAGTCATCATAG
- the polA gene encoding DNA polymerase I: MSIFYIVDGNSIANRAFYGVPPLTTKEGVATNAVYGFINMLKKLIADAEDPYLAVAFDERGKVFRHAQYEAYKANRKGMPEDLAAQMPLIKEALSLMKVPILSLAGYEGDDILGTLAPKAKAGGFDVALVSGDRDTFQLIDEQVKVIYPRRGLSETETVDLAFLRDQYDLTPAQVVDLKGLMGDASDNIPGIPGVGIKTAKKFLQEYGSMENLYAHLSDFEGKKMGEKLVTHKDQAFMSRELATIHRDVPIDLPDLEAFRLQEPDTDGLRAFYARLELRQLLDRLDADQEPEKPPEGKTLSDLAEMERLIKGLAPGDWTVIFSLDAGEKELTDIALRIAGENYHLICGEDGKRILEAMAPLLSAEETRVITDDAKAYYKALRLAGIRADHVTWDAVLSHYLLDAEAGDHSLDGQLKKRYRTIFSADASEAYFARLEGLEKMHEPVLSELADAGMIQLYRAVELPLASVLVDMECTGIRLNISYLEDMESEFAARIEKLMAQIFDLAGEPFNVNSPKQLGQVLFERLGLPVLKKTKTGPSTNAEVLDQLRTEHAIIPLILEYRQLSKLKSTYIDGLLALADDQGKVYTHFNQTLTSTGRLSSSEPNLQNIPVRTEEGRRIRQAFVPSQEGQVLISADYSQIELRILAAMTLDGNLVNSFREKEDIHRRTASEVFHVPIDQVTRLQRYAAKAVNFGIIYGQTDFGLAKELGISRKAAQEYIDKYFERYPQVQAWIDETIAGAREKGYVSTVLGRRRYIRDIHSKNQHQRHFAERTAVNAPIQGSAADVIKLAMLDVNRRLAEEGFSAKMLLQVHDELIFEAPPEEAALLIQTVHQAMEEVIELPVPLQVEVKVGFNWEEMEKV; this comes from the coding sequence ATGAGTATATTTTATATTGTTGACGGCAACAGCATTGCCAATAGGGCTTTTTATGGGGTTCCCCCCTTGACCACCAAGGAGGGCGTTGCCACCAATGCCGTCTATGGGTTTATTAATATGCTGAAAAAACTGATTGCGGATGCGGAGGACCCCTATTTGGCGGTGGCCTTCGATGAGCGAGGCAAGGTGTTTCGCCACGCCCAGTATGAGGCCTATAAAGCCAACCGAAAAGGCATGCCGGAGGATCTGGCGGCACAAATGCCCTTGATCAAAGAGGCCTTAAGCTTGATGAAGGTTCCGATTTTGAGCTTGGCAGGCTATGAAGGAGACGATATCCTGGGGACCTTGGCGCCGAAGGCGAAGGCCGGCGGTTTTGATGTGGCCCTGGTCAGTGGTGACAGGGACACCTTTCAGTTGATTGATGAGCAAGTCAAGGTGATTTATCCGCGGCGCGGTTTGTCTGAGACGGAGACCGTTGATTTGGCCTTCTTGCGCGACCAGTATGATTTAACGCCGGCCCAAGTGGTTGACTTAAAAGGGCTTATGGGGGATGCTTCGGATAATATTCCGGGCATTCCCGGTGTCGGCATTAAAACGGCGAAGAAGTTTTTGCAAGAGTATGGTTCCATGGAAAATTTGTACGCTCACTTATCGGACTTCGAGGGCAAAAAAATGGGCGAGAAGCTGGTCACCCATAAAGACCAGGCCTTTATGAGCCGTGAACTGGCGACCATTCACCGGGATGTGCCGATTGATTTGCCCGACTTGGAAGCCTTTCGCCTCCAGGAACCGGATACAGATGGCCTGCGGGCCTTTTATGCGCGTCTGGAATTGCGGCAATTGCTGGACCGGCTGGATGCAGACCAGGAACCGGAAAAGCCGCCGGAAGGCAAGACCCTTTCCGACTTGGCAGAGATGGAGCGGCTGATCAAGGGCTTGGCGCCGGGGGACTGGACTGTCATTTTCAGCCTGGATGCTGGGGAAAAAGAGCTGACGGACATCGCCTTGCGGATTGCCGGAGAGAATTACCACCTCATTTGTGGGGAAGACGGAAAGCGCATTCTTGAAGCCATGGCGCCCCTGCTGTCCGCCGAAGAGACCCGCGTCATCACCGATGATGCGAAGGCCTATTACAAGGCCTTGCGACTGGCCGGGATTCGGGCCGACCATGTTACCTGGGATGCCGTCTTGTCGCACTACCTCTTGGATGCCGAAGCCGGAGACCACAGCTTGGATGGGCAATTGAAAAAACGCTACCGAACCATTTTTTCAGCGGACGCTTCAGAAGCTTATTTTGCTCGACTTGAGGGGCTGGAAAAGATGCATGAACCGGTGCTCTCTGAGCTTGCAGACGCAGGTATGATCCAACTGTACCGCGCTGTTGAATTGCCCCTGGCAAGCGTTTTGGTGGACATGGAATGCACCGGTATCCGGTTGAACATTTCCTATTTGGAAGACATGGAAAGTGAATTTGCCGCCCGCATTGAAAAATTGATGGCCCAGATATTTGACTTGGCCGGCGAACCCTTTAACGTCAATTCACCGAAACAGTTGGGCCAGGTTTTGTTTGAACGGTTGGGGTTACCGGTTTTGAAGAAGACCAAGACGGGCCCCTCCACCAATGCTGAAGTGCTGGACCAGCTGCGGACGGAACACGCCATTATTCCCTTGATTTTAGAATACCGCCAATTGAGTAAGCTGAAGAGCACCTATATTGACGGTCTTTTGGCCTTGGCCGATGATCAGGGCAAGGTGTACACCCACTTCAATCAAACACTGACATCCACTGGGCGTCTCTCTTCCAGTGAACCAAACCTGCAAAATATTCCGGTGCGGACAGAAGAAGGGCGGCGCATCCGGCAGGCCTTTGTTCCATCACAAGAGGGCCAAGTCTTGATTTCTGCAGACTATTCACAAATTGAATTGCGTATTTTGGCCGCTATGACCCTGGATGGCAATTTGGTAAACAGCTTTCGAGAAAAAGAAGACATTCACCGACGAACCGCTTCAGAAGTCTTTCATGTGCCCATTGACCAGGTGACGCGTTTACAGCGGTATGCGGCCAAGGCGGTGAATTTCGGCATCATCTACGGTCAGACCGATTTCGGCCTGGCCAAGGAGTTGGGCATCAGCCGGAAGGCAGCGCAAGAGTACATTGATAAATACTTTGAACGCTACCCACAGGTACAGGCCTGGATTGACGAAACCATTGCTGGTGCGCGGGAAAAAGGTTATGTATCAACGGTTTTAGGCCGGCGGCGTTACATCCGGGACATTCACAGCAAGAACCAGCACCAGCGGCATTTTGCCGAGCGCACCGCTGTCAATGCGCCAATTCAAGGCAGCGCGGCAGATGTGATTAAGCTTGCCATGCTGGATGTAAACCGGCGGTTGGCGGAAGAGGGCTTCAGCGCTAAGATGCTGCTGCAAGTTCACGATGAATTGATCTTTGAAGCCCCGCCCGAGGAGGCGGCCTTACTGATTCAAACCGTTCACCAAGCCATGGAAGAGGTCATTGAATTGCCGGTGCCCTTGCAGGTGGAAGTGAAAGTCGGCTTTAATTGGGAAGAAATGGAAAAGGTTTGA
- a CDS encoding GIY-YIG nuclease family protein encodes MKTENHQNYYAYLVECADGTLYAGYTVDLAHRLATHNAGKGSKYTAARLPVRLVYWEAFETKNEAMAREYRLKRLTRRQKLALIASGKTGES; translated from the coding sequence ATGAAGACAGAAAACCATCAAAATTATTACGCTTACCTGGTTGAGTGTGCGGACGGCACCCTGTATGCCGGCTACACTGTGGACTTAGCACACCGCTTGGCGACCCACAATGCCGGTAAAGGGAGCAAGTACACAGCGGCGCGGTTGCCGGTTCGTCTGGTCTACTGGGAGGCGTTTGAAACCAAGAATGAAGCCATGGCGCGGGAATATCGTTTAAAACGGCTCACCCGCCGTCAAAAATTGGCCTTGATTGCTTCCGGAAAGACAGGTGAATCATGA
- the asnB gene encoding asparagine synthase (glutamine-hydrolyzing), whose translation MCGIVGYMPGVREIDHQTVIGEMCDAMVHRGPDSDGTFISDKMVLGFRRLSIIDLRDEADQPLFNKDKSLALIFNGEIYNYKALRSELVDLGYEFISETDSEVLVHGYDAWGDGVLQKVRGMFAFAIWDARKEELFLARDFFGIKPLYYGAPSDDGSFFFGSEIKCFLKHPAFQKEVNAKALRPYLTFQYPATEETFFKGIYKLTPGTWMKVKDGSVIARGRYWDFNYRAADLSDDEAVSAIGETLRESVRAHQMADVKVGAFLSGGIDSSFITALFRPEETFSVGFKDYDGVFNETNLGARLSELLGFTHHKRLIDADDFFGALPVIQYHMDEPQSNLSSVPLYFLAQLASEHVKVVLSGEGADELFGGYDSYMDTPHLALYKRLPAFVRRGLYRTVGKSFPHSRLGDLAVRGGQPLRESFVGQAKIFPDDEALALLKPAYRSGPSAVELLAPYYDSLSGRDELTCKQVIDIRTWLPGDILLKADKMSSAHSLELRVPFLDKEVMRLASRLKPDQRVKDGVAKISLRKAALAELPEEWAKRPKVGFPVPLRDWLHQEKYYLAVKEIFSRPYVSTFFDQEKLLGYLQEHYEGKALRQRYIYTVLCFLIWYDEYFVKR comes from the coding sequence ATGTGCGGAATTGTCGGCTATATGCCGGGAGTAAGGGAAATTGACCATCAGACTGTTATCGGTGAAATGTGCGATGCCATGGTGCATCGTGGCCCGGACAGTGATGGAACGTTTATATCCGATAAAATGGTATTGGGCTTTCGGCGGTTGAGCATTATTGATTTGAGAGATGAGGCGGACCAGCCTCTTTTTAATAAAGATAAATCGCTGGCTTTGATTTTTAACGGCGAAATTTACAATTATAAAGCCTTGCGGTCAGAACTGGTGGACTTGGGCTATGAATTTATTTCCGAAACGGACAGCGAAGTCTTGGTTCACGGCTATGACGCTTGGGGCGACGGTGTTCTGCAAAAGGTGCGCGGCATGTTTGCCTTTGCCATTTGGGATGCCCGCAAAGAGGAACTTTTTCTGGCACGCGATTTCTTTGGCATCAAGCCCTTGTATTACGGTGCACCCTCCGATGATGGCAGCTTCTTTTTTGGATCGGAAATCAAGTGCTTTCTCAAGCATCCGGCCTTCCAAAAAGAGGTGAACGCCAAGGCCTTGCGTCCCTACCTGACTTTTCAATATCCGGCAACGGAGGAGACCTTTTTCAAGGGGATTTATAAACTGACACCCGGGACCTGGATGAAGGTCAAGGACGGTTCTGTCATAGCGCGAGGGCGGTATTGGGATTTCAACTATCGGGCAGCAGACTTAAGCGATGATGAGGCGGTTTCTGCCATCGGCGAGACGCTCCGGGAGAGCGTCCGAGCCCATCAAATGGCGGATGTTAAAGTGGGGGCCTTTCTTTCCGGGGGCATTGATTCCAGCTTTATCACAGCCCTGTTTCGCCCGGAAGAAACCTTTTCCGTGGGCTTTAAAGACTATGATGGCGTTTTTAATGAGACGAACCTGGGGGCTCGATTATCAGAGCTTCTGGGCTTTACCCACCATAAACGCTTAATTGACGCGGATGACTTTTTCGGCGCCTTGCCGGTCATCCAATACCATATGGATGAGCCGCAATCGAACTTATCTTCGGTGCCCTTGTATTTCTTGGCCCAACTGGCCTCAGAACATGTCAAGGTTGTGCTTTCCGGGGAAGGGGCTGATGAACTCTTCGGTGGCTATGACAGCTATATGGACACGCCACACCTGGCCTTGTATAAGCGGTTGCCGGCTTTTGTGCGGCGCGGCTTGTACCGGACAGTGGGGAAAAGCTTCCCCCATTCCCGCCTTGGCGACTTGGCGGTGCGGGGGGGTCAGCCGCTGCGCGAAAGCTTTGTTGGACAAGCTAAAATTTTCCCGGATGATGAAGCCCTGGCCTTGTTAAAACCGGCCTATCGAAGCGGCCCATCAGCGGTTGAGCTCTTGGCGCCGTATTATGACAGCCTGAGTGGCCGGGATGAGTTGACCTGTAAGCAAGTGATTGATATTCGCACCTGGCTGCCTGGGGATATTTTGCTCAAGGCGGATAAGATGAGCTCGGCTCACTCGCTGGAGCTGCGGGTCCCCTTCTTGGACAAAGAAGTGATGCGCCTGGCGAGCCGGTTGAAACCGGACCAACGGGTCAAGGATGGTGTGGCGAAGATCTCCCTTAGGAAGGCGGCTTTGGCCGAATTACCGGAAGAATGGGCGAAGCGACCAAAGGTGGGTTTCCCGGTACCCCTGAGAGATTGGCTGCACCAGGAAAAATATTATCTGGCGGTTAAAGAAATCTTTAGCCGACCCTATGTCAGCACTTTTTTTGATCAGGAGAAGCTCTTGGGCTACCTGCAAGAGCATTATGAAGGAAAGGCCTTACGCCAACGCTACATTTACACAGTGCTCTGCTTCCTCATTTGGTATGACGAATATTTTGTGAAACGATAA